One Nicotiana tomentosiformis chromosome 4, ASM39032v3, whole genome shotgun sequence genomic window carries:
- the LOC138910676 gene encoding uncharacterized protein, with translation MLQSQPAAGGLGSSFADGMAFCSGNAVGHRAVDAVLGPRVIRYDVTDPASSAVATSNSIDVGACGAPMKAFQEGSFGCNLGRKSANWSEIGTKTQKVRFEGLAVAQFTAAKISERQGQRPTLPWTLKTGKCPFSTRTRLFRLLDAPNSYKSQLKPIFEGGDVI, from the exons ATGTTGCAGAGTCAACCTGCGGCAGGAGGTCTTGGCTCTTCGTTTGCTGATG GAATGGCCTTTTGTAGTGGAAATGCAGTCGGTCATAGGGCAGTGGATGCCGTGTTAGGCCCGCGTGTGATTAGATATGACGTTACTGATCCTGCCTCCTCAGCTGTTGCGACTTCAAATAGCATTGATGTGGGTGCATGTGGTGCCCCAATGAAAGCTTTCCAAGAG ggatcattcggatgcaatttgggacgaaagagcgcgaattggagcgaaatcgggacaaaaacgcaaaaagtgagatttgagggcctggctgtggcgcaatttacagCAGCCAAAATATctgagcgccagggccagcgtcccacgctgccctggacgctcaagacgggaaagtgtcctttttcgactaggactcggttatttcgactcctagacgcccccaactcatataaaagccaacttAAACCTATTTTTGAAGGGGGAGACGTGATTTAG